The following DNA comes from Terriglobia bacterium.
ATCCAGCAACTGCTCGCCCTTGGCGTTGCGTCCCGCGGCCAGCCGCATGGCCCCATCCGTGCCTCGGAGGAAGACGTAACCGCGCTCCGCCTTGGTGAGCTTGAGCGTGGAATCCAGCAGCGACATCAGGACATCGGAAAGCACGCCGGTGGTGTTCAGCTTGCGGGCCGCTTCCAGGAACAGGCGGAGCTTTTCCAGGTCGGAACTGCCGGTGCTCACCGGCATCATGGAAATCTGGCTCAGGAACTCCGCCGCCGAGCTGGTATGCGGCTTGTCCGGATTGAAAACCACGTAGGCGGCATCGCGCGCGCCGAAATCAATGCGGTCGTTGGCTTCCAGCTTGTGGCGCTCGCGGCGAATGCCGTTCACGAACGTGCCGTGCCGGCTGTTCTGGTCCACGATGTAGTACGCGCCGTTTTCGCAGAGGATCTGCGCGTGGTCGCGCGACACCCGCGAGTCCGGGATGACCAGGTCCTTGCCGGTCTTCCGGCCAATGGCAAACGGCAGCCGCTCCAGCACGATATTGCGCTGCTCCGCCCCTTCGACGTAGAGCAACACGGGTGAGGGCACGGCAGATGGAACGAGCGAGGTGGCCGACAGCACGGACATGGCGGAAGCTCCCGATTCCTTCGAGACCGGCGGCCGCGCACGCGGCAGCCGGGACTGGCTGCAGTTTCCAGAAGCCTACTTCGTTCGGAGCGCGCTTGCAACCCTCAGCCTGCGCCATCTCCCGCGCCGGTTGTTATAATTGGCGTTTGCAGTTACTACGGCGCCCTGCCTGTCGTATGGGCCGAGAAAGCGATCCGGTTGAGAGGCAGCAGCTCGCATGACTGTTAAGACGGCCAAGCCCAAGGTGCTGGTGGTGGACGACGAACGCGTCATCGCCGATACCCTGGCGATCATTCTCAACCAGCATGGCTTCGATGCTTCCGCCGTTTATACCGGGACAGCGGCCGTCGAGCGCGCCCGCATTGTCAGGCCCGACCTGATCATCAGCGATGTCATCATGCCCGACGTGAACGGCATCGAGGCCGCCATCAACATCCGCAAGTTCCTGCCGGGATGCAAGATCCTGCTGTTTTCCGGTCAGGCGGCCACGGCCGACCTGCTGGAGAGCGCGCGCGCCCAGGGACACGAATTCGAGATCCTGGCCAAGCCCGTCCATCCCCAGGATCTGCTGGCGAAATTGCGCGGGTAAACCGCTCTCCGGAAGAACTGATAACCCGAAAAACTGGCTTGCCAAAAAAAGAAAAACCGGACTGGTTCGCCCGGTTTTCCCTCTTGGCCGCTGGGCTGCGTTTACAGCCACGGCGGCAGGGGCGGAGAGCACCGATGGTCTCGGTTCGGCCGGCTCGCCAGCCCGTCGAAAATTGCTTCCCGCTCGTGTTTCGAGCAGGCTGGTGTGGTCTATATGCAAACGGCATACCAGTCTGAAATTGATGAAATACATTAGGAGACAGATATAAGTGATAGAAACTAAACAGCAGTACGATCTAATAACGTGGAGCAAGAAGGCAACCGGTGCCGGGAAGTGGCACATTTGTTGCACACGCAACGGAAAGGCTTAGGCCGGTCTGCCGCCCGAATGTCCCGCGCCTGAAGCCCGAATCCTAAAACCTAAAGCCTAAAGCCTAAAACCTAAAACCTAGAACCTTCTCCTCACATTTCCCGCCGCCCCTCTATCGACTTCAGCATGGTGACCTCATCGGCGTACTCGATGTCGCTGCCGGCGGGAATTCCGGTGGCGATTCTGGTGACCTTGACTCCCGGCCGCCGGATTTGCTGCGACAGGTACACCGCCGTGGCCTCGCCTTCCACCGTCGGGTTGGTTGCCAGGATGACTTCGTCCACCTCGCCGGCATCTATGCGCCGCACCAGGTTCGATATCCGCAGGTGCTCCGGCCCGACTCCGTGCAGCGGTGAGAGGGACCCGTGCAGCACGTGGTAGACGCCGTTGTATTGCCGCGTCTTCTCGACGGCCGCGATGTTAGTCGGTTCTTCGACCACGCACACCAGGCGCCGGTTGCGCGTCGCGCTGCTGCAGTAGGAGCAGGGATCAATATCGGTGATGTTGTTGCAGACCGAGCACAGACGCAGGTGGGCCTTGATGTCGCGAACCGCGGCGGCCAGCGCCTCGGCATCGTCGTCGCTGGAGCGCAGAATATGGAAGGCCAGCCGTTGCGCGCTCTTGGCGCCGATTCCCGGCAGCTTCTTCAGCTCGTCAATCAGGCGAGCCATCGGCTCGGCAAACTTAGACATTTGGTAATTTCGTAATTTCGTGATTTGGTAATTTCTTAATCTGGAATTCGGCACGGCACTCGAACACAGCGGGCACTCGTTGAAAATTACCAAATTACCCGATTACCAAATTACCAAATCAAAATGGCATTCCCATCCCGCCCAGCATGCCGCCGACGGTCGATTGCATCTGCTCGTCCACCTTATGCACCGCCGCATTCACCGCCGCCGTCACCAGGTCCTGGAGCATCTCGATGTCACCCGACTTCACCGTTTCCGGATCCATCGTGATGGACAGCACCTGCTTCTGCCCGTTCATTTTCACGGTTACCGACCCGCCGCCCGACGAGGCTTCCACCACGATCTCCTGCATCTTGCGCTGCAGGTCGTCGTATTGCCGCTTGGCCTGCGACATCAGTTCTTGAAGCTGCTTTGGATTGAATCCGCCCATAGCGAGTACCTAGTACTGAGTACTGAGCGTGAGTACGGAGCAAAACAACTCGGTACTAGGTACTCAGTACTCGGTACTGTCTTACCGCTTTTCCCGGTGATCAATCACGGTTCGTATCTGCGCGCTGAATTTTTCCTGCACTCGCCGCACCACCGGGTCATCGGCAGCACGGTTGCGCGCTCCCGGACCATTCGCCGGGCGCGCCGCGCCGGCCGCTGCCGCTTTGCCGCCATTGCCGGCGACCCCGACAACCCGCAGCTTCACCGGGCGTCCCAACGCTCTGACGGCCGCTGCAAGCGCGCCTTGCCGCGCATCTTCGCTCAAGGCCAAACCCGCATCCACCAGGGTCTGCGCCATACCGACTTTGATCACCAACTCGGCGCCTTCGGGGGCCACTTCCACGATCGGTGTGCGCGAGTTCGCCCGTTCCAGGGCCTCGATCACCTGCGCCTGCAGCTCGGCGCGCGAGACTTCCGGCGGCTCCGTGGCGGAATTACGCGCCACCGCGACAGCACTGTCAGTACTCAAAACTTGAACTCCGCTCTCTTCACCAAGCCCCGCGGTTCCGGCGCTCCTGCCCAATCCACTCGGCTGCACGGCGGAAGC
Coding sequences within:
- a CDS encoding response regulator; its protein translation is MTVKTAKPKVLVVDDERVIADTLAIILNQHGFDASAVYTGTAAVERARIVRPDLIISDVIMPDVNGIEAAINIRKFLPGCKILLFSGQAATADLLESARAQGHEFEILAKPVHPQDLLAKLRG
- a CDS encoding YbaB/EbfC family nucleoid-associated protein, with protein sequence MGGFNPKQLQELMSQAKRQYDDLQRKMQEIVVEASSGGGSVTVKMNGQKQVLSITMDPETVKSGDIEMLQDLVTAAVNAAVHKVDEQMQSTVGGMLGGMGMPF
- the recR gene encoding recombination mediator RecR — protein: MSKFAEPMARLIDELKKLPGIGAKSAQRLAFHILRSSDDDAEALAAAVRDIKAHLRLCSVCNNITDIDPCSYCSSATRNRRLVCVVEEPTNIAAVEKTRQYNGVYHVLHGSLSPLHGVGPEHLRISNLVRRIDAGEVDEVILATNPTVEGEATAVYLSQQIRRPGVKVTRIATGIPAGSDIEYADEVTMLKSIEGRREM